From a single Candidatus Methylacidiphilales bacterium genomic region:
- the coaD gene encoding pantetheine-phosphate adenylyltransferase has protein sequence MKRAIYPGSFDPITHGHLDVAERALRLFDELVIAVALNEGKKPLFSLEERTAMVSESVRSLPGHERIRVTSFDNLLVDYADQQDAIAVVRGLRALSDFEYEFQLALLNRRLNARVETIFLMPRGTYMAISSRMIKEIAKLGGKVDAFVPEGVKAALSQKFHSP, from the coding sequence ATGAAACGCGCCATCTACCCGGGCAGCTTTGACCCCATCACCCACGGTCACCTCGACGTGGCCGAGCGCGCCCTCCGGTTGTTTGACGAACTGGTCATCGCCGTGGCCTTGAACGAAGGCAAAAAGCCCCTCTTTTCCCTCGAGGAACGCACCGCCATGGTGAGCGAATCCGTCCGCAGCCTGCCCGGCCATGAGCGCATCCGTGTCACCTCGTTCGACAACCTGCTTGTCGATTACGCCGACCAACAGGACGCCATCGCCGTCGTCCGCGGCCTGCGCGCACTTTCCGATTTCGAATATGAATTCCAGCTCGCCCTCCTCAACCGCCGTCTCAACGCGCGCGTCGAGACGATTTTCCTCATGCCCCGCGGCACCTACATGGCCATCAGTTCGCGCATGATCAAGGAAATCGCCAAGCTCGGCGGCAAGGTGGACGCCTTTGTCCCCGAAGGGGTCAAAGCCGCCCTGTCGCAAAAATTCCATTCCCCATGA
- the rpmF gene encoding 50S ribosomal protein L32, with the protein MGVPKRRSSKQRMRTRKAAQRSPKTQLRTDSKTGSKHRGHCVDPKTGLYRGRQVLSVTAEE; encoded by the coding sequence ATGGGCGTTCCCAAACGTCGTTCGTCAAAACAACGCATGCGCACCCGCAAGGCAGCCCAGCGTTCCCCCAAGACCCAGCTTCGTACCGACTCCAAAACCGGCTCAAAGCACCGCGGACACTGCGTAGATCCCAAAACCGGCCTCTACCGCGGCCGTCAGGTTCTCAGCGTCACCGCCGAAGAATAA
- a CDS encoding 3-deoxy-D-manno-octulosonic acid transferase — protein sequence MLKIFYNLLFPLLFLVCWPYYLLRMLRRGHFRRHFSQRLGIYRQPVRERLARLESPLWIHAVSVGEMMIALALVRALRERRPGQNIVLSTTTSTGRAVAESASDAHTAVVYSPVDLAPAVASAFRHIRPAALVLVEQEIWPNHLWQARKRKVPVWLINGRLSIRSEKRLRYVRRWTRPILGLLDVVCVQDERDRTRFAAAGFPPHALFITGNIKYELDGGGGDSLAGELRAAAGWSEDDPVFMAGSTFPGEEEILLRVYATLKKDHPDLRFLLVPRHVERTPGLVPLITAAGWKVRLRTEAGAMPEGEHADVFILDTTGELRRTYGLATVVFVGKTLRAPEGQGCQNFLEAAQAGKPVVVGPRVENFRTAVEEFQAGGGLAQVPDEAGLEKILRRWLDHPQEAQAVGCKAREMYQRKSGALRKTVGMIEGLLDSRASA from the coding sequence GTGTTGAAAATCTTCTACAATCTGCTTTTCCCGCTGCTGTTTCTGGTCTGTTGGCCGTATTACCTGTTGCGCATGCTGCGCCGGGGGCATTTCCGGCGTCACTTTTCGCAAAGACTGGGAATTTACCGACAACCGGTGCGCGAGCGTTTGGCCCGGTTGGAGTCGCCGCTTTGGATCCATGCGGTCAGTGTCGGCGAGATGATGATTGCCCTGGCCTTGGTGCGCGCGTTGCGAGAGCGGCGTCCCGGGCAGAACATCGTCCTGAGCACGACGACGTCGACCGGCCGGGCGGTGGCCGAGAGTGCGTCCGACGCCCACACGGCGGTGGTTTACAGCCCGGTGGACCTGGCCCCGGCGGTTGCCTCGGCGTTCCGCCATATCCGGCCCGCGGCCCTGGTGTTGGTCGAACAGGAAATCTGGCCCAACCACCTCTGGCAGGCCCGGAAAAGGAAGGTCCCGGTCTGGCTCATCAACGGGCGACTATCCATCCGCTCAGAAAAACGACTGCGATATGTCCGCCGGTGGACCCGCCCCATCCTCGGGCTGCTGGATGTGGTGTGTGTGCAGGATGAGCGTGACCGGACCCGTTTTGCCGCCGCCGGTTTTCCGCCGCATGCCTTGTTCATCACCGGGAACATCAAGTATGAACTCGATGGCGGGGGTGGGGATTCGTTGGCCGGGGAGCTGCGTGCGGCGGCGGGTTGGTCGGAGGACGATCCGGTGTTCATGGCCGGTAGCACGTTCCCCGGCGAGGAGGAAATCCTTCTCCGGGTTTACGCCACGCTGAAAAAAGATCATCCGGACCTGCGCTTCCTCCTCGTGCCGCGGCATGTGGAGCGGACTCCCGGGCTGGTTCCACTGATCACCGCCGCCGGATGGAAAGTGCGATTGCGCACCGAGGCTGGTGCGATGCCGGAGGGTGAACATGCGGATGTCTTCATCCTGGACACCACGGGTGAATTGCGCCGGACCTACGGGCTGGCCACGGTGGTCTTCGTGGGCAAGACCCTGCGCGCCCCCGAGGGCCAGGGATGCCAGAATTTTCTGGAAGCGGCGCAGGCCGGGAAGCCTGTTGTGGTGGGGCCGCGGGTGGAAAACTTCCGCACGGCGGTGGAGGAGTTCCAAGCCGGGGGCGGGTTGGCACAGGTGCCGGATGAAGCCGGGTTGGAGAAGATCTTGCGTCGCTGGCTGGACCATCCCCAGGAAGCCCAAGCCGTGGGCTGCAAGGCGCGGGAGATGTACCAGCGCAAAAGCGGGGCCCTGCGCAAAACGGTCGGGATGATCGAGGGGTTGTTGGACAGCCGGGCGTCCGCCTGA
- the plsX gene encoding phosphate acyltransferase PlsX: MKIALDAMGGDHAPAHPVAAAVQALARFPEITRLVLVGDEDKLRTELAKHGVEPNDRLHLFHTTQVVEMTDAAVEAVRRKKDSSLCRAVDLVKEGAVDAIVSAGNTGALVAAATIKLRNLPGVDRAGLACPMPTRDGIWILLDAGANADSRPEHLLAYASMGSIYAHHIFGVGKPRVGLLCNGTEEGKGNELTRAAHELLKTAPVNFIGNVEGHGLFEGAADVVVCDGFVGNITLKTAEALAKFTFKWIKDEITRNPLRIAGALLAKGAFQTIKKKTNADEYGGALLLGVNGICVKAHGSSSVHALYNSLRVACEAVTQQVNPHIVEALASKSSPPTQ; encoded by the coding sequence ATGAAAATCGCCCTTGATGCGATGGGTGGGGATCATGCCCCCGCCCACCCCGTGGCCGCGGCCGTCCAAGCCCTGGCCCGTTTTCCCGAAATCACCCGCCTCGTTCTCGTCGGCGACGAGGACAAGCTGCGCACCGAACTGGCCAAACACGGGGTCGAACCCAACGACCGCCTCCACCTCTTCCACACCACCCAGGTCGTCGAGATGACCGACGCCGCCGTCGAGGCCGTCCGACGCAAAAAAGACAGTTCGCTTTGCCGCGCCGTCGACTTGGTCAAAGAGGGGGCCGTCGATGCCATCGTCTCCGCCGGCAACACCGGCGCCCTTGTCGCCGCCGCCACCATCAAGCTCCGCAACCTCCCGGGAGTCGACCGCGCCGGCCTCGCCTGCCCCATGCCCACCCGCGACGGCATCTGGATTCTCCTCGACGCCGGAGCCAATGCCGATTCCCGTCCGGAACACCTCTTGGCCTACGCTTCCATGGGCTCGATCTACGCCCATCATATTTTCGGCGTCGGCAAACCCCGCGTCGGCCTCCTCTGCAACGGCACCGAGGAAGGCAAGGGCAACGAACTCACCCGCGCGGCCCACGAACTTCTCAAAACCGCCCCGGTGAATTTCATCGGCAACGTCGAAGGCCACGGCCTCTTCGAGGGCGCGGCCGACGTCGTCGTCTGCGACGGCTTTGTCGGCAACATCACCCTCAAAACCGCCGAGGCCCTGGCCAAGTTCACCTTCAAGTGGATCAAAGACGAGATCACCCGCAACCCCCTGCGCATCGCCGGGGCCCTCCTGGCCAAGGGGGCCTTCCAGACGATCAAGAAAAAGACCAACGCCGACGAATACGGCGGGGCCCTTCTCCTCGGCGTCAACGGCATCTGCGTCAAGGCCCACGGTTCCTCCTCCGTCCACGCCCTTTACAATTCCCTCCGTGTCGCCTGCGAGGCCGTGACCCAACAAGTCAATCCCCACATCGTAGAGGCCCTGGCCTCCAAAAGTTCCCCTCCAACTCAGTGA
- a CDS encoding acyl-CoA reductase → MSEVSASTTRDRVRLVAEGLANRPGTGIRTEVDLWALLRLELGHEEVLDRAVLREGHWQRALAPSLIYHVCASNLAVSAETSLALGLVLGSRLAFKLPSSGLPGFTDLVASLPVVLRERVQLLPVHDPAVMARAGAVVVFGNEDTVAALHRETRWDQMFVAYGPKLSLGWVLPGTVPELWAPAAASEIRAFGQAGCLSPQAYLCPNGEEAGHFAEALAAALEAAGPPPTGSGGDAAGIRQARLRAAARGDRLWQSGNPSGWTVVLRQDPRIEPGPGGGYIEVVPSQDPALLEPWRGRISAVSVSGERVPEEWVASWGRLGIGRVCRMGDLQEPPLLWRHDGGMRLAPLVRWIACDPGTEVG, encoded by the coding sequence ATGAGTGAGGTTTCTGCATCCACGACGCGTGATCGCGTCCGCCTGGTGGCGGAAGGGCTGGCCAACCGCCCTGGAACCGGGATACGGACCGAGGTGGATTTGTGGGCCTTGCTGCGGCTGGAACTTGGCCATGAGGAGGTTCTGGACCGGGCGGTCCTGCGTGAGGGACATTGGCAGCGGGCCCTGGCCCCTTCCTTGATCTATCATGTTTGTGCCTCCAATCTGGCGGTCTCCGCGGAAACCTCCCTGGCCCTCGGACTGGTGCTGGGCTCGCGGTTGGCGTTCAAACTTCCCTCGTCCGGTCTTCCCGGGTTCACGGACCTGGTGGCCTCGCTGCCCGTGGTCCTGCGGGAACGGGTGCAGTTGCTGCCGGTCCATGATCCTGCGGTGATGGCGCGGGCTGGGGCGGTGGTTGTTTTCGGGAATGAGGACACAGTGGCGGCACTGCACCGGGAAACCCGTTGGGATCAGATGTTTGTCGCCTATGGTCCGAAGCTGTCGCTGGGCTGGGTTTTGCCGGGGACAGTCCCGGAGTTGTGGGCGCCCGCGGCAGCGAGCGAAATACGGGCCTTCGGGCAAGCCGGTTGTTTGTCGCCCCAGGCCTATCTTTGTCCTAACGGAGAAGAGGCGGGCCATTTTGCCGAGGCGTTGGCGGCGGCGCTGGAAGCCGCCGGGCCGCCGCCCACTGGAAGCGGGGGGGATGCCGCCGGGATCCGCCAGGCGCGTCTGAGGGCGGCGGCACGCGGGGACCGGCTTTGGCAGTCGGGCAACCCTTCGGGTTGGACGGTGGTGTTGCGGCAGGACCCCCGCATCGAACCCGGCCCGGGTGGGGGATACATCGAAGTGGTGCCCTCGCAGGATCCCGCCTTGCTGGAACCCTGGCGCGGGCGGATTTCCGCGGTTTCTGTTTCCGGAGAGCGGGTGCCGGAGGAGTGGGTGGCGTCCTGGGGCCGCCTGGGCATTGGTCGTGTGTGCCGCATGGGCGACTTGCAGGAGCCGCCGTTGCTCTGGCGTCATGATGGCGGCATGCGCCTGGCTCCCTTGGTGCGCTGGATTGCCTGCGACCCCGGAACGGAGGTGGGATGA
- a CDS encoding beta-ketoacyl-ACP synthase III, whose translation MRIVATGKYLPPKIVTNAELEKIVETTDEWIVTRTGIKERRIASEAESSSEMGARAAQEALRKAGIAASEIDLILVASVTADATFPSTACYVQHKIGAGKCAAVDIQAACSGFVYALVVGSQFLATGAYKNILVVGCERLSSIVDWTDRSTCVLFGDGAGAAVIQPRADGKNGLLAFDLGANGGLHEILYLMNGQTPGPEGLDAKAGPHYMKMSGQEVFKQAVTEMGRSANKALETAGLTVADLACVIPHQANIRIIEALRDRLQVPPEKCFINVQRYGNISAACIPVGLDEAAAEFSLQRGDKILLVAFGGGLTWASCVLEW comes from the coding sequence ATGAGAATCGTCGCCACCGGAAAATACCTTCCCCCCAAGATCGTCACCAACGCCGAGCTGGAAAAAATAGTCGAGACCACCGACGAGTGGATCGTCACCCGCACCGGAATCAAGGAGCGGCGCATCGCCTCGGAGGCCGAATCCAGTTCGGAAATGGGCGCCCGTGCCGCCCAGGAAGCCCTGCGCAAGGCCGGGATCGCCGCCTCCGAGATCGACCTCATCCTGGTGGCCAGTGTCACCGCCGACGCCACCTTCCCCTCCACCGCCTGTTACGTCCAACACAAGATCGGTGCCGGCAAGTGCGCCGCCGTTGACATCCAGGCCGCCTGCTCCGGCTTCGTTTACGCCCTCGTCGTCGGCTCCCAGTTCCTCGCCACCGGTGCCTACAAGAACATCCTCGTCGTCGGTTGCGAGCGCCTCTCCTCCATCGTCGACTGGACCGACCGCTCCACCTGCGTGCTCTTCGGCGACGGTGCCGGGGCGGCCGTCATCCAGCCTCGGGCTGACGGCAAGAACGGCCTGCTCGCCTTCGACCTTGGCGCCAATGGCGGACTGCACGAAATCCTCTACCTCATGAACGGCCAAACGCCCGGGCCGGAGGGTTTGGATGCCAAAGCCGGACCGCATTACATGAAGATGTCCGGCCAGGAGGTCTTCAAACAGGCCGTGACCGAAATGGGCCGCTCGGCCAATAAAGCGCTGGAGACGGCCGGCCTCACCGTTGCCGACCTCGCCTGCGTCATCCCCCACCAGGCCAACATTCGCATCATCGAGGCCCTGCGCGACCGCCTCCAGGTCCCGCCGGAGAAATGCTTCATCAACGTCCAGCGATACGGCAACATCTCCGCCGCCTGCATCCCCGTCGGCCTCGACGAGGCCGCGGCCGAATTCTCCCTCCAGCGCGGGGACAAGATCCTCCTCGTCGCCTTCGGCGGAGGCCTGACCTGGGCCTCCTGCGTCCTGGAGTGGTGA
- the prmC gene encoding peptide chain release factor N(5)-glutamine methyltransferase, protein MKILELLERTTEYFTHQGVASPRLQIELLLAHVLKLPRMQLYLQFERLLTPAELDALRPLVKRRAAHEPLQYLTGSTAFHGLNLACKPGVLIPRPETEVLVDLVQTTLANRPPGHLLDLGTGSGAIALALAKALPDWTVSATDISPEALDLARANQATDPDLSRVRFLLGELLAGAAPDVLVSNPPYLTDAEMAALPPEVQKEPVTALHGGTDGLDVVRRILAALPSSVKLVAFELGLHHTETVANLLAHTGFTTIRREKDLAGVERFILAER, encoded by the coding sequence TTGAAAATCCTCGAACTGCTCGAACGCACCACGGAGTATTTCACCCACCAAGGCGTGGCCTCACCCCGCCTGCAGATCGAACTCCTCCTGGCCCATGTGCTCAAGCTCCCACGCATGCAGCTTTACCTGCAGTTCGAACGCCTCCTCACACCGGCCGAACTCGATGCGCTCCGCCCCCTGGTCAAGCGCCGGGCCGCGCACGAACCCTTGCAATACCTCACCGGCTCCACCGCTTTCCACGGCCTCAATCTGGCCTGCAAACCCGGCGTGCTGATCCCACGACCAGAGACCGAAGTATTGGTGGACTTGGTTCAAACCACCCTGGCCAACCGGCCGCCCGGCCATTTGCTCGACCTCGGCACCGGCTCCGGGGCCATCGCCCTCGCCCTGGCCAAGGCCCTGCCGGACTGGACGGTCTCCGCGACCGACATCTCTCCGGAGGCCCTCGACCTGGCCCGGGCCAACCAAGCCACCGATCCAGACTTGTCCCGGGTCCGATTCCTTCTCGGAGAACTTCTGGCCGGCGCTGCCCCCGACGTCCTGGTTTCCAACCCGCCTTACCTCACAGACGCAGAAATGGCCGCTCTACCCCCGGAAGTACAAAAAGAACCGGTCACCGCCCTCCACGGGGGCACCGATGGCCTCGACGTGGTCCGCCGCATCCTCGCCGCACTCCCCTCATCGGTTAAACTCGTGGCCTTCGAACTCGGCCTCCACCACACGGAAACGGTCGCCAACCTGCTCGCCCATACGGGCTTCACCACCATCCGGCGGGAGAAGGACCTCGCCGGCGTGGAACGCTTCATCCTGGCGGAACGCTGA
- a CDS encoding nitronate monooxygenase, translated as MSASHLPPLIQGGMGVAVSGWRLARAVSMEGQLGVVSGTALDLVMVRRLQMGDPGGALRRAFAAFPIPSVATGVWERFYIAGGKSPREPFVALPMPSLRPGRDQTDRMVLANFCEIHLAKEGHGGKVGLNLLEKIQLPTLPSLYGALLAGVDVVLMGAGIPRQIPGILDRLARGEAASLRIDVAGSVAGEETSVSFDPAQFWRGTPPPLARPLFLAIVSSSTLATNLARKSSGRVDGFVVEGASAGGHNAPPRGPMQLTPEGEPVYGPRDEADLAAFRALGLPFWLAGGYGQPGGLEKARAEGAQGIQAGTVFAFCEESGLSPGVRQAVLRHLREGRLRIKTDPRVSPTGFPFKVVQGPSSWQAPRGRVCDLGYLREAYRKPDGGTGFRCPGEPEDSYLRKGGKMEDMAGRSCVCNGLMASIGLGQLRPGAWPEMPLVTAGDALARLDEDFSRGPDDGPLRAAEVVRTLLGKIDQRKARVSPVCSCSPAGGPAMP; from the coding sequence TTGAGCGCATCGCATCTACCGCCGCTGATCCAAGGGGGCATGGGCGTGGCCGTTTCCGGTTGGAGACTGGCCCGGGCCGTCTCCATGGAGGGCCAACTGGGTGTGGTTTCCGGCACGGCCCTGGATCTGGTCATGGTGCGGCGTTTGCAGATGGGTGATCCCGGGGGTGCGCTGCGCCGCGCCTTTGCCGCCTTCCCTATTCCCTCAGTGGCGACCGGAGTCTGGGAACGCTTTTATATCGCCGGAGGCAAGTCCCCGCGCGAACCCTTCGTGGCCCTGCCCATGCCGTCACTGCGGCCCGGCCGCGACCAGACGGACCGGATGGTGCTGGCCAATTTCTGCGAAATCCATCTGGCCAAGGAAGGGCATGGGGGGAAGGTGGGGTTGAATTTGTTGGAAAAGATCCAATTGCCCACCCTGCCTTCGCTCTACGGTGCCCTGTTGGCCGGGGTGGACGTGGTCTTGATGGGTGCGGGTATTCCTCGGCAGATTCCCGGCATCCTCGACCGTCTGGCCCGGGGAGAAGCCGCCAGCCTCAGGATCGATGTGGCCGGGAGTGTGGCCGGGGAGGAGACGTCTGTTTCGTTTGACCCTGCGCAATTCTGGCGGGGAACCCCGCCACCACTGGCCCGGCCCCTGTTCCTGGCCATTGTTTCCTCGTCCACTTTGGCGACCAACCTGGCCCGCAAATCCAGCGGACGGGTGGATGGATTTGTCGTCGAGGGGGCCTCGGCGGGCGGGCACAACGCGCCCCCGCGCGGACCCATGCAACTCACGCCCGAGGGGGAGCCGGTTTACGGTCCCCGGGATGAAGCCGACTTGGCTGCCTTCCGAGCCCTCGGTCTGCCGTTCTGGCTGGCGGGGGGATACGGCCAGCCCGGCGGCTTGGAAAAAGCACGGGCGGAAGGAGCGCAGGGCATCCAGGCGGGCACAGTCTTCGCCTTCTGCGAGGAATCCGGGCTCAGCCCGGGCGTCCGGCAAGCGGTCCTGCGGCATCTGCGCGAGGGCCGGCTGCGGATCAAGACCGACCCGAGGGTTTCCCCGACCGGATTCCCTTTCAAGGTGGTGCAGGGCCCGTCGAGCTGGCAGGCCCCGCGCGGACGGGTCTGCGATCTGGGCTATCTGCGCGAGGCCTACCGCAAGCCCGACGGGGGGACCGGATTCCGCTGCCCCGGCGAGCCGGAGGATTCCTATCTTCGCAAAGGAGGAAAAATGGAGGATATGGCGGGGCGGTCCTGCGTCTGCAACGGGCTGATGGCCTCCATCGGATTGGGTCAGTTGAGGCCCGGGGCATGGCCCGAGATGCCGCTGGTCACGGCGGGCGATGCTTTGGCACGGTTGGATGAAGATTTTTCCCGCGGACCCGACGACGGACCCTTGCGGGCCGCCGAAGTGGTGCGGACTCTGCTTGGAAAGATCGATCAGCGGAAGGCCAGGGTGTCGCCGGTCTGCAGTTGCAGTCCGGCGGGTGGGCCGGCCATGCCGTAG
- a CDS encoding mechanosensitive ion channel family protein produces the protein MERWQQVRDWVVQHTQASEWTTFFTVLGCGLVVVVTLRWWLLRWIGNILGDSKVLRPDTVRQVINWPLPALVLFYFLRIALDAFKQMPPWLWMWKQQAIPVVCTLVVIVLGWRCIDVVARVALRQFLDEDDTLQDNLLTLLTRAVKMLFATLVLLLILQNFGVEILPLLTGLGFLGAAVALAAQSTIGNAIGGVEILVDRLFNVGHRIRFGDYDGFVVERGLRSVVLKSITGEIINVPNKDLVDKQIRNYTREVVRGGRRLRIHQLRIEVGLLYDCGREQIGRALGILEDVAAKHENVHDQEAVFRGFGESALNLELILWADYQNEHDLNRLLTQLNTTLKERFDEAGLGFAFPTQTVHLAGRPSGS, from the coding sequence ATGGAACGCTGGCAGCAAGTCCGGGATTGGGTGGTGCAGCACACACAGGCCTCCGAATGGACGACTTTTTTCACCGTGCTGGGTTGTGGACTGGTCGTCGTGGTGACGCTGCGCTGGTGGCTCCTGCGCTGGATCGGGAACATCCTGGGCGATTCCAAAGTTCTCCGCCCCGACACTGTGCGCCAAGTGATCAACTGGCCGCTGCCGGCCCTGGTCTTGTTTTACTTCCTCCGCATCGCCCTCGACGCCTTCAAGCAAATGCCTCCCTGGTTGTGGATGTGGAAGCAACAGGCCATCCCGGTGGTCTGCACGCTGGTGGTCATCGTCCTGGGTTGGCGCTGCATCGATGTGGTGGCCCGCGTCGCCCTGCGCCAATTCCTCGACGAGGACGACACGCTCCAGGACAACCTGCTGACCCTGTTGACCCGCGCGGTCAAGATGCTCTTCGCCACCCTGGTCCTCCTGCTGATCCTGCAGAATTTCGGCGTGGAAATCCTGCCCCTGCTGACCGGACTGGGGTTCCTCGGCGCCGCGGTGGCGCTGGCGGCCCAGTCGACCATCGGGAACGCCATCGGCGGGGTGGAGATCCTGGTCGACCGGCTCTTCAACGTCGGCCACCGCATCCGCTTCGGGGATTACGATGGGTTTGTCGTGGAACGCGGGCTGCGCAGTGTGGTCCTGAAATCGATCACCGGGGAAATCATCAATGTCCCCAACAAAGATCTGGTCGACAAGCAGATCCGCAACTACACCCGTGAGGTGGTCCGGGGTGGCAGGCGGTTGCGCATCCACCAGTTGAGGATCGAGGTCGGACTGCTTTACGACTGCGGCCGGGAGCAGATCGGCCGGGCCCTCGGTATTCTGGAAGACGTGGCGGCCAAACACGAAAACGTCCATGACCAGGAGGCGGTGTTCCGCGGTTTTGGCGAATCAGCGCTGAATTTGGAATTGATCCTCTGGGCGGATTACCAGAACGAACACGACCTCAACCGGTTGCTGACCCAACTGAACACGACGCTCAAGGAGCGGTTTGATGAGGCCGGCCTGGGCTTCGCCTTTCCGACGCAGACCGTGCATCTGGCGGGCAGGCCGTCCGGGTCTTGA
- a CDS encoding AI-2E family transporter: protein MASEAPSIAPGRSYRTLAAAACVVIVIAGLKLGASILAPFALALFLAFLSFPVVFWLQEKGWPSWLATLGTLALNFLIMGSLVFLAYVSVGDFDQALPVYREKSVALYQVSLEWLGRQPWFDASKVSLDVIQPASVFDITRKGLLSLVDVLSNAALVFVIMLFALLEAASFPGKLRYIFGQTEGDPERFHGIVREIVSYLWIKTVVSLATGLFVGLGAWMIGVDFPVLWGLLTFALNYIPTIGSILPAIPSVLLALVQLGWGSALAFLGVTVAANVIFGNVVEPMMMGRRLGLSTLVVTLSLVFWGWLWGPVGMLLSVPLTMVIKIIVGNIPDLKWIAVLLSDWNPEKQPEPMPEEKAAAETAPESGPAEPSAGEKKD, encoded by the coding sequence ATGGCAAGTGAAGCTCCGTCGATCGCTCCGGGCCGCAGTTACCGGACCCTGGCTGCAGCGGCTTGTGTCGTCATCGTCATTGCCGGTCTCAAGCTGGGGGCTTCCATTCTGGCCCCGTTCGCCCTGGCCCTGTTCCTGGCCTTTCTGAGTTTCCCGGTTGTCTTCTGGTTGCAGGAAAAGGGCTGGCCTTCGTGGCTGGCCACCCTCGGCACGCTGGCGCTCAATTTTCTGATCATGGGGTCGTTGGTGTTCCTGGCTTATGTCTCGGTGGGTGATTTCGACCAGGCCCTCCCGGTTTACCGGGAAAAATCGGTGGCACTCTATCAGGTTTCTCTGGAATGGTTGGGCCGCCAGCCGTGGTTCGATGCTTCCAAGGTTTCCCTCGATGTCATCCAGCCGGCTTCGGTGTTTGATATCACCCGCAAGGGCTTGCTCAGCCTGGTGGACGTCCTTTCCAACGCGGCGCTCGTTTTTGTCATCATGCTCTTTGCCCTGCTGGAGGCGGCCTCTTTCCCCGGTAAACTGCGTTACATCTTCGGCCAGACCGAGGGTGATCCCGAGCGCTTCCACGGTATTGTGCGCGAAATCGTTTCCTACCTTTGGATCAAGACCGTGGTGAGTCTCGCGACCGGTTTGTTTGTCGGGCTGGGGGCCTGGATGATCGGTGTGGACTTCCCGGTGTTGTGGGGACTGCTGACTTTCGCCCTCAACTACATCCCGACCATCGGTTCGATCCTGCCCGCGATTCCCTCGGTCCTCCTGGCACTGGTGCAACTGGGTTGGGGTTCGGCCCTGGCCTTCCTCGGGGTGACTGTTGCGGCCAACGTCATCTTTGGCAATGTCGTCGAGCCGATGATGATGGGCCGCCGTCTCGGGCTGTCGACCCTGGTGGTGACACTCTCGCTGGTTTTTTGGGGTTGGCTCTGGGGTCCGGTGGGGATGCTGCTTTCGGTTCCCCTGACCATGGTGATCAAGATCATCGTCGGAAACATCCCCGACTTGAAATGGATCGCGGTCCTGCTTTCCGATTGGAATCCCGAGAAGCAACCCGAGCCCATGCCGGAGGAGAAAGCGGCGGCGGAGACCGCGCCGGAGTCCGGCCCGGCCGAACCATCCGCTGGAGAAAAAAAGGATTAG
- a CDS encoding tyrosine recombinase XerC: protein MKKEGEATGDRFPEPAAWAEEFLAHLRVQKQYSDKTGRNYRQALLECGAAFPGQQWGKLGPAHFRQYLYRLSTERRLGPASVRLRFSALRSFYKYLQRQGRLTDNPLTDLKLPVKKKRLPLFLGEEQVLRLLAAPLERMKEAAGVKRGRGRKKEAWQFLRDAAILEFFYSTGMRLDELVRLEMDDIDRRATTARVMGKGKKERLVVLGEPALEALDNYREALPLKLGGEAVFLGPDGRALGGRAIQLMLKEYLSYCGLDHRLSPHKLRHTFATHLLDRGADLRSVQELLGHASLSTTQVYTAVTSERLKQAYRKAHPRA, encoded by the coding sequence ATGAAGAAAGAGGGGGAAGCCACGGGAGATCGTTTCCCCGAGCCCGCCGCTTGGGCGGAGGAATTCCTCGCCCACCTGCGGGTGCAGAAACAATACTCCGACAAAACCGGGCGGAACTACCGGCAGGCCCTGCTGGAGTGTGGGGCGGCCTTTCCGGGGCAGCAGTGGGGAAAGCTGGGCCCGGCCCACTTCCGCCAATACCTTTACCGCCTGTCGACAGAGCGGCGGCTGGGCCCGGCCTCGGTCCGGTTGCGTTTCTCGGCCCTCCGGTCATTCTATAAATACCTCCAGCGACAAGGGAGGCTGACTGACAATCCGCTGACCGACTTGAAGCTGCCGGTGAAAAAGAAGCGGCTGCCCCTGTTCCTGGGTGAGGAACAAGTGTTGCGCCTGCTGGCCGCGCCGCTGGAAAGAATGAAAGAGGCGGCGGGCGTGAAACGCGGGCGGGGAAGAAAGAAAGAGGCCTGGCAGTTCCTGCGCGATGCCGCGATCCTGGAATTTTTTTACAGCACGGGAATGCGTTTGGATGAGCTGGTCCGCTTGGAAATGGACGACATCGACCGCCGTGCCACCACCGCGCGGGTGATGGGCAAGGGGAAGAAGGAACGCCTGGTGGTTCTGGGCGAACCGGCGCTGGAGGCGCTGGACAACTACCGGGAGGCGCTTCCGTTGAAGCTGGGCGGCGAAGCGGTTTTCCTGGGGCCGGATGGACGGGCGCTGGGAGGACGGGCGATCCAGTTGATGTTGAAGGAATACCTATCGTATTGCGGCCTGGACCACCGGCTCAGCCCGCACAAATTGCGGCACACCTTTGCCACCCATCTGCTTGACCGGGGGGCCGACCTTCGGAGTGTGCAGGAGCTTCTGGGCCATGCCAGCCTGTCGACAACGCAGGTTTACACGGCGGTGACCTCCGAGCGCTTGAAGCAGGCCTACCGCAAGGCACACCCGCGGGCCTGA